The proteins below are encoded in one region of Leptospira sp. WS4.C2:
- a CDS encoding S8 family serine peptidase: MNFIKKSTSKLLLLTSMLVATNILISEPVFNFEQTKLDLDELRAKSKAGQKLPYLPGEVVITFKKQVPDTELVHQTSKLATNTGVLNLKGHFTTAKLADSETIEEGIARIKKDPNVESVEPRYLYYKQASAPNDPEFARLWGLNNSGQTLASPSYTANSSNPGTSGKDMNVLGAWDVTTSCNNIIVAVLDTGVTYTHQDLVGNMWDGSAGCVNQNGTAIGGGCPNHGYDFASSDNNPRDEEGHGTHVAMTIGAVGNNNIGISGVCQSAKIMAVRVLGLGGGTNDNIANGIYFAVRNGAKVINMSLGGSSFSSAIDSAIEFARTNDVLVVVAAGNDGKNLNTNGAAYPCENTNANVICIAALDQKHALANFSNYDSNSTVASRSADFGAPGTNIYSGYGTEVSYNENSTSYSDWTYSTVGTTWASSTCTLSNYKMLVSADCTLANVLFDSSANTITTMALSTNSIVYKNFTIPTGSTNVSLSHFIVSVGERQNSTTCYDYIQAKYSATAGNPVAGTTLTMFDGNIASPNQYQLQLCRNGSNPFVSNSADTKILTNCIGGAGTNCTVGYRLVTDTSGAYAGGLVGDVFLTAWAPSTTAYANLNGTSMATPNAAGVAALIRSYNPSFTYLDVITKLIEGGVTEAALTGTTQYGKAINANASLKHLKQVTGVTAVLQ, encoded by the coding sequence ATGAATTTTATTAAAAAGTCGACTTCAAAACTTTTGCTTCTAACATCAATGTTAGTTGCTACAAACATCCTAATTTCCGAGCCAGTTTTTAACTTTGAGCAAACCAAACTAGATTTGGATGAACTTCGCGCTAAGTCTAAAGCAGGGCAGAAACTTCCCTACCTCCCAGGAGAAGTAGTCATTACTTTTAAAAAACAGGTTCCAGATACTGAATTAGTGCACCAAACTTCGAAGTTAGCAACTAACACTGGAGTTCTCAACCTTAAAGGTCATTTTACTACAGCAAAACTAGCTGATTCTGAAACAATAGAAGAAGGTATCGCTAGAATTAAAAAAGATCCCAATGTTGAATCTGTTGAACCTAGATATTTGTATTACAAACAAGCATCCGCACCAAATGATCCTGAGTTTGCTAGACTTTGGGGCCTCAATAATTCTGGCCAGACACTGGCTTCTCCTAGTTATACAGCTAACTCTAGTAATCCGGGAACTTCCGGAAAAGACATGAATGTTCTCGGTGCTTGGGATGTGACTACTAGTTGTAATAATATCATCGTCGCTGTTCTTGATACGGGAGTTACCTACACACATCAGGATTTAGTAGGAAACATGTGGGATGGTTCTGCAGGTTGTGTGAATCAAAACGGAACTGCTATTGGTGGTGGTTGCCCAAATCACGGTTATGATTTTGCAAGTAGTGATAATAACCCTCGTGATGAAGAAGGACATGGAACTCATGTAGCAATGACAATTGGAGCTGTCGGGAACAACAACATTGGAATATCAGGAGTTTGCCAGTCTGCAAAGATTATGGCAGTCCGTGTTTTGGGTCTTGGTGGAGGAACAAACGATAATATCGCCAACGGAATTTATTTCGCAGTGCGTAACGGCGCCAAGGTCATCAATATGAGTCTTGGTGGGTCTAGTTTTAGCTCTGCTATCGATTCAGCGATTGAATTTGCTCGAACCAATGATGTTTTGGTAGTAGTAGCAGCTGGAAATGATGGGAAAAACCTCAATACTAACGGAGCCGCATATCCTTGCGAAAATACAAATGCAAATGTGATTTGTATTGCGGCACTCGACCAAAAACATGCGTTGGCAAATTTTTCAAATTATGATTCGAATTCTACAGTTGCTAGTCGCTCTGCCGACTTTGGTGCTCCAGGAACCAATATCTATAGTGGATATGGAACAGAAGTAAGCTACAACGAAAATTCTACCAGTTACTCAGATTGGACTTATTCCACAGTAGGAACTACTTGGGCATCCTCCACTTGTACTCTGTCAAATTATAAGATGCTTGTATCGGCTGATTGTACTTTAGCAAATGTTTTGTTCGATAGTTCTGCAAATACGATCACGACTATGGCGTTAAGTACGAATAGCATTGTTTATAAAAATTTTACAATCCCAACGGGATCCACCAATGTTTCTCTTTCTCATTTCATAGTGAGTGTCGGAGAGAGGCAAAATTCTACCACTTGTTATGACTATATCCAAGCGAAGTATTCTGCCACTGCGGGCAACCCGGTAGCTGGTACAACTCTCACTATGTTTGACGGGAATATTGCCTCTCCAAATCAATACCAATTGCAGCTTTGTCGAAATGGTAGCAATCCTTTTGTGAGTAATTCAGCTGATACTAAAATTCTCACGAATTGTATCGGAGGAGCTGGGACAAATTGTACGGTAGGTTACAGATTAGTAACTGACACTTCCGGTGCCTATGCAGGCGGGTTAGTTGGGGATGTATTTCTAACGGCTTGGGCTCCTTCAACAACAGCATATGCCAACTTGAACGGGACTTCCATGGCTACTCCCAATGCAGCGGGCGTTGCAGCTCTCATTCGTTCTTACAATCCAAGTTTTACTTATTTAGATGTCATCACAAAACTCATCGAAGGTGGAGTCACTGAAGCAGCATTAACTGGGACTACTCAATACGGGAAGGCCATCAATGCCAATGCCTCTCTCAAACATCTCAAACAGGTGACAGGAGTTACCGCTGTTTTACAGTAA